One Echinicola strongylocentroti DNA window includes the following coding sequences:
- a CDS encoding TlpA family protein disulfide reductase yields MKKRTFLCFLALLCLFGSHLELYAKVAAGSPGGVGYPALPSDTLEIGDRLPFGKSFNRTYNHGGKRLSLDDFEGQYIVLAFWSSVCSSSTHALANLEGLQEEYADKIQFLPVTMDESRKVAEILEGYPNLQAVDLPMVVGERGLLRSFPHSTLPHFVVLDADREVVAITGLEDLTAKNLDTLLATGETSFRLKEDIRIPFENSEGLISGNEQIPDKNIGFQSALTRYIPGVRGAQMVSDERGGHIQLVNVPLYKLYRVAYSGKDLANYFGDNRIIAEGFGEEELFTDRTGIDYLEWMEAGGHVYGYEQLSPPGMDKFAMMREDLDRYFPHIEARVENREREVWAIVKKEGANFPPSTAEKVWYDVKPTGIRVDKSTLTGFVYYLNLYFMQNSAYPVMDLTGIDYPIDFEVKASLANLESLREGLNAIGLELVRQKAIIPVLVLKKTGTPKAFMP; encoded by the coding sequence ATGAAAAAAAGAACGTTTTTGTGCTTCCTGGCATTGCTGTGCCTTTTTGGAAGCCATTTGGAACTGTACGCTAAAGTTGCGGCCGGATCACCCGGGGGAGTGGGATATCCTGCTCTCCCTTCCGACACCCTTGAAATAGGGGATAGGCTGCCCTTTGGCAAGTCCTTCAATCGTACCTATAACCATGGTGGCAAAAGGTTGTCGCTGGATGATTTTGAAGGGCAATATATAGTGCTGGCCTTTTGGTCATCGGTCTGTAGCAGTAGTACCCATGCGCTGGCAAATCTGGAAGGATTACAAGAAGAATATGCGGATAAAATCCAGTTTTTGCCTGTCACCATGGATGAGTCCAGGAAGGTGGCCGAAATACTGGAAGGCTATCCCAATCTCCAGGCCGTGGACCTACCGATGGTAGTGGGCGAGCGGGGCCTGTTGCGCAGTTTTCCGCACAGCACTTTACCGCATTTTGTGGTATTGGATGCCGATAGGGAGGTGGTGGCCATTACGGGACTGGAAGACCTCACTGCTAAAAATCTCGATACGCTATTGGCTACCGGTGAGACCTCTTTTCGGCTGAAGGAGGATATACGTATCCCTTTTGAGAACTCCGAGGGCCTGATCAGTGGCAATGAACAGATTCCCGATAAGAATATTGGCTTCCAGTCAGCGCTGACCCGTTATATTCCCGGTGTCCGTGGTGCCCAAATGGTATCCGATGAGCGCGGTGGCCATATCCAATTGGTCAATGTGCCGCTTTATAAACTGTACCGTGTGGCCTATTCCGGAAAGGACCTGGCCAATTATTTTGGTGATAACAGGATCATTGCCGAAGGGTTTGGGGAAGAAGAGCTGTTTACCGATCGCACGGGTATTGATTACCTGGAATGGATGGAAGCAGGAGGCCATGTTTATGGCTACGAACAGTTGAGTCCACCGGGCATGGACAAGTTTGCCATGATGCGGGAGGACCTTGACCGCTATTTTCCGCATATCGAAGCCCGGGTGGAAAACAGGGAGCGTGAAGTCTGGGCAATCGTCAAAAAAGAAGGGGCCAATTTTCCGCCCTCTACTGCCGAGAAAGTATGGTATGATGTCAAACCTACCGGTATCCGTGTTGACAAATCCACCCTCACTGGTTTTGTTTACTACCTCAACCTGTATTTTATGCAGAATAGTGCCTATCCGGTCATGGACCTTACGGGCATCGACTATCCCATCGACTTTGAGGTAAAGGCCTCTCTGGCCAATCTGGAAAGCCTTCGGGAAGGCCTTAATGCGATTGGGCTGGAACTGGTCAGGCAAAAGGCCATCATTCCAGTGCTTGTATTGAAGAAAACAGGAACCCCTAAAGCCTTTATGCCATGA
- a CDS encoding SusC/RagA family TonB-linked outer membrane protein, protein MRRYLLLMGLYWLMGLNLAFGQGLSGTVLDSGTAAPIPGAWIKVVDRPLSTVSDRAGEFSLDLADGEYEIRFGGLGYQTQTLDVDIPVDGFTVALVQEEIALAGVEVLATGYQEIPKSRASGSFVSLDEELVQRRVSTNLVDRLEDVTSGLIINRSGDVGRDPISIRGRSTLGAYASPLIVVDNFPYDGELSDINPNDVESITVMRDAAAASIYGARAGNGVIVVTTKSGSRDSPTQVSFSANANWIQAMDPYWNPVLSVDDYIDVEQQLFEEGFYTSSENNVRNPVLSPVVETLILERDGIIGSQEANSLIQGYRDVDLREDISQYMLRPQLNQQYSLGISGGAKRHAYRIGLGLDQNREGTVGNDNSRMTLDLKNTFGLMDDKLTIGMGINGVRNRKEDQQMGISDLVFDPVGAVYPYAQLADDSGNPLPIYREYRQQFKQEAEAAGLHNWDFVPLEEIGRMPEVTLSNVWRLNTTISYQLNKDLSVDGLYQYWTDQQHRESQYAPESYMVRNMVNRFTAVDESGNLDKAVPDGGILDNSVRGSHSHSARIQAKYGHQWQKGWELHGLLGTELKAVRSEGHNTRYYGYNENRAISQPVDYISRFPVYDNPFGTAQIANVDGHSLTQDRFYSFYGNASLEYQKKYLLTVSARKDASNLFGVNANQRAVPLWSAGLGWTISEEDFYGWEQFPFLKLRLSYGYNGNVDRSLTAFTTARMVSFNPITRIPYAQIINPPNSELRWERIKIVNAGLDFESRSGSFKGSLEFYRKEGLDLIGTSSFAPSTGITLFTGNNASTLTTGYDLNLEYRKAFGNWQWSSVLLWSGLKEEVVSYENEIPVTTLLDYSASGQGGQYFPIEGRPLFGVYSLPWAGLDPDTGAPIGLLDGEKSQDYASLVNEASLESIIYNGPARPTTFGAFRNTVSYKGFSLSANISFRLGYYFKKTSVQYNSIMLGRGGHRDYGDRWQEPGDEGHTHIPSQPEARNTFRDTFYRNSAVLVESGDHVRLQDIRLGYALPKGWLSKASVRRAQLYLYANNVVMIWQAAEGNWDPDYGTSKPLRSIAVGINLDF, encoded by the coding sequence ATGAGGAGATATTTACTGTTAATGGGCCTTTATTGGTTAATGGGACTGAACCTAGCTTTTGGGCAAGGGCTTTCGGGAACTGTATTGGACAGTGGGACGGCTGCGCCAATACCGGGCGCTTGGATCAAAGTGGTGGACAGGCCACTTTCCACCGTCAGTGATAGGGCAGGGGAGTTTTCACTGGACCTTGCAGATGGAGAGTACGAGATCAGGTTTGGGGGATTGGGCTACCAGACGCAGACCTTGGACGTGGACATTCCTGTTGATGGATTTACAGTGGCGTTGGTGCAGGAAGAAATCGCACTGGCGGGAGTGGAAGTACTGGCCACGGGCTATCAGGAAATCCCCAAATCAAGGGCTTCGGGTTCTTTTGTGAGCCTGGACGAGGAGCTGGTCCAGCGCCGGGTAAGTACCAACCTGGTCGACCGCCTTGAAGATGTTACCTCTGGACTGATCATCAACCGTTCCGGCGATGTCGGGCGTGACCCCATTTCCATCCGGGGCAGGAGTACCCTTGGTGCATATGCATCACCCCTTATCGTGGTGGACAACTTCCCTTATGACGGGGAGCTGTCCGATATCAACCCCAATGATGTGGAAAGCATTACCGTGATGCGGGATGCCGCAGCAGCTTCCATTTATGGGGCCAGGGCCGGTAACGGGGTGATCGTGGTCACCACCAAGTCGGGCAGTCGCGATTCGCCTACCCAAGTGAGTTTTTCGGCCAATGCCAATTGGATCCAGGCCATGGATCCCTATTGGAACCCCGTACTTTCGGTGGACGATTATATCGATGTGGAGCAGCAACTGTTTGAAGAGGGTTTTTACACGTCCTCGGAAAATAACGTGCGCAATCCAGTACTGAGCCCAGTGGTGGAAACCTTGATATTGGAACGGGATGGCATCATCGGCTCGCAGGAAGCCAACAGCCTTATTCAAGGATACCGGGATGTCGACCTAAGGGAGGACATCTCCCAATACATGCTCCGGCCACAGCTGAACCAGCAATACAGCCTGGGCATCAGCGGGGGAGCCAAACGCCATGCCTACCGCATTGGTCTGGGGCTGGACCAAAACCGGGAGGGGACCGTTGGCAATGACAACAGCCGGATGACCCTTGACCTGAAGAATACCTTTGGCCTGATGGACGACAAACTGACCATTGGAATGGGCATCAACGGAGTAAGGAACCGGAAGGAAGACCAACAGATGGGCATTTCCGATCTGGTGTTTGATCCCGTTGGGGCCGTTTATCCCTATGCGCAGTTGGCCGATGACAGTGGGAATCCATTGCCGATCTACCGGGAGTACCGCCAACAGTTTAAGCAGGAGGCTGAGGCCGCAGGGCTGCACAACTGGGACTTTGTGCCCTTGGAGGAAATCGGCAGAATGCCCGAGGTGACCCTTTCCAATGTATGGCGGTTGAACACCACCATTTCCTACCAGCTGAACAAGGACCTGTCCGTGGATGGCCTCTACCAATACTGGACCGACCAGCAACACAGGGAATCCCAATATGCACCAGAGAGTTATATGGTACGTAATATGGTCAATCGGTTTACGGCGGTGGATGAAAGTGGAAACCTGGACAAGGCCGTTCCTGATGGCGGGATCTTGGACAACAGTGTCCGGGGATCGCATAGCCATTCGGCCAGGATACAGGCCAAATATGGCCACCAATGGCAGAAAGGCTGGGAGCTTCATGGCCTACTGGGGACCGAACTAAAGGCGGTGAGATCAGAAGGACACAATACCCGCTATTATGGTTATAATGAAAACAGGGCCATCAGCCAACCAGTGGATTATATCAGCCGTTTTCCCGTGTATGACAATCCCTTTGGGACGGCACAAATTGCCAATGTGGACGGTCACTCCCTTACGCAGGACCGCTTTTATTCCTTTTATGGCAATGCCTCCCTGGAGTACCAAAAAAAGTACCTGCTTACCGTAAGTGCCCGAAAGGATGCCAGTAACCTCTTTGGGGTGAATGCCAACCAACGGGCGGTTCCCCTGTGGTCTGCAGGACTTGGCTGGACCATCAGTGAGGAAGATTTTTATGGTTGGGAACAATTTCCTTTCCTCAAATTGCGGCTCAGCTACGGCTATAATGGAAATGTGGACCGAAGCCTCACCGCCTTTACCACCGCCAGGATGGTAAGCTTCAACCCCATTACCCGCATTCCCTATGCCCAGATCATCAATCCACCCAACAGTGAACTGCGATGGGAGCGGATCAAGATCGTCAATGCAGGACTGGATTTTGAAAGTCGATCGGGAAGCTTTAAAGGAAGCCTGGAGTTTTACCGAAAAGAAGGCCTTGACCTTATCGGGACCAGTTCCTTTGCCCCTTCCACCGGAATAACACTCTTTACGGGAAATAACGCCTCCACCCTGACTACAGGTTATGACCTGAACCTGGAGTACAGGAAGGCCTTTGGCAACTGGCAATGGTCATCGGTGCTGTTATGGAGTGGCCTTAAAGAAGAGGTGGTATCCTATGAAAATGAAATTCCGGTCACCACTTTATTGGACTACAGTGCTTCCGGGCAGGGCGGGCAGTATTTTCCCATCGAAGGAAGGCCTTTGTTCGGCGTGTATTCCCTTCCCTGGGCAGGGCTTGACCCGGATACGGGGGCACCCATTGGACTGTTGGACGGGGAGAAGAGCCAGGATTACGCCTCCTTGGTCAATGAGGCGAGCTTGGAATCCATCATCTATAATGGGCCTGCGCGTCCCACCACCTTTGGGGCATTCAGAAATACAGTGAGCTATAAAGGCTTTAGCCTGTCGGCCAATATATCCTTTAGACTGGGGTATTATTTCAAGAAGACTTCTGTGCAGTACAACTCCATCATGCTGGGCAGGGGAGGACACCGGGATTATGGTGACCGATGGCAGGAACCCGGTGATGAAGGGCATACCCATATACCTTCCCAACCGGAGGCCCGGAACACCTTTCGGGATACCTTTTACCGCAACAGTGCGGTACTTGTGGAAAGCGGGGACCATGTGCGCCTGCAGGATATCAGGCTGGGCTATGCACTGCCCAAGGGGTGGCTGTCCAAAGCTTCCGTGCGTCGTGCCCAACTGTACCTGTACGCCAATAATGTGGTGATGATCTGGCAGGCAGCAGAGGGGAACTGGGATCCTGATTACGGTACTTCCAAGCCCCTACGGAGCATTGCCGTGGGGATTAACCTGGATTTCTGA
- a CDS encoding type I restriction endonuclease subunit R has product MTKEFQIEESLVNQLKAQKYNHRPDITNRRTLEENFKSKFEALNRVRLSDSEFKRLREDIIEPDVFIASKKLREQQFFQREDGTPLHYTLVNNKDWCKNDFEVISQLRMNTENSNQRYDIILLINGLPVVQVELKRLDISPRKAMQQIVDYKNEPSNSYANSLMCYMQLFIVSNRSNTIYFANNKKQHFQFNADEQFLPIYHLADENNNKIKHLEDFTERFLKKCTLGEMISKYMVLVETEQKLLVMRPYQIYAVKAIDDCVRQSRGNGYIWHTTGSGKTLTSFKASTLLKDNRKIEKCLFVVDRKDLDRQTREEFNKFQEGSVEENTNTETLVRRLLSTDYADKVIVTTIQKLGLALDGTNKRNYKERLEPLRDKHMVFIFDECHRSQFGENHKAIKEFFPYAQLFGFTGTPIFEDNATYFEVNGNEKTLKTTKSIFQHELPKYTITHAIDDRNVLKFHIDYYKGEGAVNAKAGEAIAQKAVAEAIFDKHDKATNQRKFNAVLATASINNAIEYYRLFKELQKQKQAENPDFIPLNIACVFSPPAEGNKDIQQIQEDLAQEKEDNKQNPEEKKAALKEIIADYNTQFGTNHNINNFDLYYQDVQSRIKNQKYSNKDYPHKNKIDITIVVDMLLTGFDSKYLNTLYVDKNLKYHGLIQAFSRTNRVLNDTKPYGNILDFRSQHEAVNQAITLFSGEEDGKAKEIWMVDPAPVVIDKYQEAVEKLGVFMEEHNLVSEPQEVYNLKGDAARIAFVKNFKEVQRIKTQLDQYTDLDETQQEKIEKILPKETLQEFRSSYLETAKQLREIQQKEGEGAPDDIQQLDFEFVLFASAVIDYDYIMSLIADSTQKKPSKQKMTKTQVISLLKSNANLMDEEEDLTDYIEQVDWTIGQTAEELKNNFETYKVEKYDKELADIANKHGLQTADLKTFVEKIMGRMIFDGEKLTDLLEPLELSWKERRTKELALMEDVVPQLKKLAQGREISGLAAYE; this is encoded by the coding sequence ATGACCAAAGAATTTCAAATAGAAGAATCGTTAGTTAATCAGCTCAAAGCACAAAAATACAATCACAGACCTGATATTACCAATAGACGAACCCTCGAAGAAAACTTCAAATCCAAGTTTGAAGCACTTAACCGTGTGCGGTTGTCGGATAGTGAGTTCAAGCGATTGCGGGAAGACATTATTGAGCCAGATGTATTTATAGCTTCCAAGAAACTGAGGGAACAACAGTTTTTCCAACGTGAAGATGGAACACCGTTGCATTACACTTTGGTGAACAACAAAGATTGGTGTAAAAATGATTTTGAAGTCATCAGCCAGTTGCGGATGAATACCGAAAACAGCAATCAACGGTATGACATCATTCTGCTGATAAACGGATTGCCTGTGGTTCAGGTGGAATTGAAACGCTTGGACATTTCCCCACGAAAAGCCATGCAGCAAATCGTGGACTATAAAAATGAACCTAGCAATAGCTATGCCAATTCGTTGATGTGCTACATGCAGTTGTTCATTGTGAGCAACCGTTCCAATACTATCTATTTTGCCAATAACAAAAAGCAGCATTTCCAATTCAATGCCGATGAACAGTTTTTACCCATCTATCATTTAGCAGATGAGAATAACAACAAAATCAAGCATCTGGAAGACTTTACCGAACGCTTCCTGAAAAAGTGTACGCTTGGTGAAATGATCAGCAAATACATGGTGCTGGTGGAGACGGAGCAGAAACTGTTGGTGATGCGTCCGTACCAAATCTATGCAGTAAAAGCAATTGATGATTGTGTAAGACAAAGCCGTGGGAATGGCTATATCTGGCATACTACGGGAAGTGGTAAAACATTGACTTCTTTTAAAGCTTCTACCCTTTTAAAAGACAATAGGAAGATTGAAAAATGCCTCTTTGTGGTGGACAGAAAAGACCTTGACCGCCAAACACGCGAAGAATTCAACAAATTTCAGGAAGGCAGTGTAGAAGAAAACACCAATACCGAAACCTTGGTAAGGCGGTTGCTTTCAACCGACTATGCCGATAAGGTGATTGTAACCACCATCCAAAAATTGGGACTGGCACTGGATGGCACCAACAAACGAAACTACAAGGAACGCTTAGAGCCACTGCGTGACAAACACATGGTATTCATTTTTGATGAGTGCCATCGTTCGCAGTTTGGCGAGAACCACAAGGCCATCAAAGAGTTCTTCCCCTATGCGCAGCTGTTTGGATTCACAGGTACGCCCATTTTCGAAGACAATGCAACATATTTTGAGGTTAATGGAAATGAGAAAACGCTAAAAACCACAAAAAGTATATTTCAACATGAATTGCCAAAATATACGATAACCCATGCGATAGACGACCGCAACGTGCTTAAGTTCCATATCGACTATTATAAGGGTGAAGGTGCCGTAAATGCCAAGGCTGGAGAAGCCATAGCTCAAAAAGCCGTTGCAGAAGCTATTTTTGACAAACACGATAAGGCCACTAACCAACGAAAGTTCAATGCCGTGCTGGCGACTGCCTCTATCAATAACGCGATAGAGTATTACCGTTTGTTCAAAGAACTGCAAAAGCAAAAGCAGGCGGAGAACCCTGATTTTATTCCCCTGAATATTGCTTGTGTGTTTTCGCCACCTGCAGAAGGAAATAAAGACATTCAGCAGATTCAGGAAGATTTGGCTCAGGAAAAGGAAGACAACAAACAGAATCCTGAAGAGAAAAAAGCAGCCTTGAAGGAAATCATTGCGGATTACAATACGCAATTCGGCACCAACCACAACATCAACAATTTTGACCTGTACTATCAGGATGTGCAAAGCCGCATCAAAAACCAAAAGTACAGCAACAAGGACTATCCGCACAAAAACAAGATTGACATCACCATTGTGGTGGACATGCTGCTCACGGGTTTTGACAGCAAGTACCTGAACACTTTGTACGTGGATAAAAACCTGAAATATCACGGACTGATTCAAGCATTTTCACGAACTAACCGTGTACTTAACGACACCAAGCCTTACGGTAATATTTTGGATTTCCGTTCACAACATGAAGCCGTAAACCAAGCTATTACGCTCTTCTCTGGCGAAGAAGACGGCAAGGCCAAAGAAATTTGGATGGTGGATCCTGCGCCTGTGGTGATTGACAAATACCAGGAAGCGGTGGAAAAACTCGGTGTGTTTATGGAAGAGCACAATTTGGTAAGTGAACCGCAGGAAGTGTACAACCTGAAAGGAGATGCCGCTCGCATTGCTTTTGTGAAAAACTTCAAAGAAGTACAGCGGATTAAAACCCAACTCGACCAATACACCGATTTGGATGAAACACAGCAAGAAAAAATTGAAAAAATCTTGCCCAAAGAAACCTTGCAGGAGTTCCGCAGCTCGTACTTGGAAACCGCTAAGCAACTGCGGGAAATTCAGCAAAAAGAAGGTGAAGGCGCACCGGATGACATTCAGCAACTGGATTTTGAATTTGTACTCTTTGCTTCTGCCGTGATTGATTACGACTACATCATGAGCCTGATTGCCGACAGCACCCAAAAGAAGCCGAGTAAGCAGAAAATGACAAAGACGCAGGTGATTAGCTTGCTGAAATCCAATGCCAACCTTATGGACGAAGAAGAAGACCTGACCGACTATATTGAGCAGGTGGATTGGACTATAGGGCAAACTGCCGAAGAGCTGAAAAATAACTTTGAAACCTATAAAGTAGAGAAGTACGACAAAGAATTGGCAGACATTGCCAATAAGCACGGTCTGCAAACGGCAGACCTGAAAACATTTGTAGAGAAAATTATGGGGCGAATGATTTTTGATGGGGAAAAACTCACCGATTTATTGGAGCCTTTGGAATTGAGCTGGAAAGAACGCAGGACAAAAGAACTGGCTTTGATGGAAGACGTGGTTCCCCAATTAAAAAAATTAGCCCAAGGGCGTGAAATATCAGGATTAGCCGCTTATGAATAA
- a CDS encoding RagB/SusD family nutrient uptake outer membrane protein produces the protein MKHRINHFHKIMIIALIHLLNSCDAFLDPRPDRNVVVPETLEDIRALLDNTVVFNLQPGLPTIATDEFYTTDEGWEALSNPAEQATYLWGGDPYQGGVTNVWTGPYEQVFYANVALQALQELGGEKVNEYYELMGTAHFHKAYAYSQLLQVFTALHRPDGSNEDALGIVLRAGPDVQVTPRRASLARSFNALLDDLQMAMEYLPEQSSIASRPTKAAAYGLQARVAMMMQDYSLAREAASEVLGRHTVPLDFNTLDMTASRPFEDFNEEVVFYAHLQNYSFMNANLTFVDPGLMGSYGEGDLRKQLYYTLTEEGDYQFTGKLTGNSRFFGGISVGEMLLVAAEASYRTGDGSRAKTYLEQLMENRYEKGKAPSLEGVDDENLLVFILDERRKELVGRGLRWFDLRRLNQDPITAKTLQRTLEGQEFILEPKSEKYIFPIPPEEIRESGIEQNPR, from the coding sequence ATGAAACATCGAATAAACCATTTCCATAAAATTATGATCATAGCCCTGATACACCTGTTGAATTCCTGTGATGCCTTTTTGGATCCCAGGCCGGACCGTAATGTCGTGGTGCCCGAAACCCTAGAGGATATCCGCGCCCTGTTGGACAATACCGTGGTGTTTAACCTCCAGCCCGGATTGCCCACCATTGCCACCGATGAGTTTTATACTACCGATGAAGGTTGGGAAGCCCTTTCCAACCCCGCAGAACAGGCCACCTACCTTTGGGGGGGCGATCCCTACCAGGGCGGGGTGACCAATGTGTGGACAGGACCTTACGAACAGGTCTTTTATGCCAATGTAGCCCTACAGGCACTCCAAGAGCTGGGCGGGGAAAAAGTGAATGAATACTACGAACTGATGGGAACGGCACATTTTCACAAGGCCTATGCCTACAGCCAATTGTTGCAGGTGTTCACAGCGCTCCACCGGCCGGATGGCAGCAATGAAGATGCTTTGGGAATTGTCCTTCGGGCAGGGCCAGATGTCCAGGTGACTCCGCGGCGGGCCAGTTTGGCCAGAAGCTTCAATGCACTATTGGACGATCTGCAAATGGCCATGGAATACCTTCCCGAACAATCGTCCATCGCAAGCAGGCCTACAAAAGCAGCAGCCTATGGATTGCAGGCAAGGGTGGCCATGATGATGCAGGATTATTCTTTGGCCCGGGAGGCTGCCTCCGAAGTGCTTGGTCGACATACAGTCCCGCTGGATTTTAATACCCTGGATATGACCGCATCCCGACCCTTTGAGGATTTCAATGAGGAAGTGGTTTTTTATGCCCACCTGCAAAATTACAGCTTTATGAATGCCAACTTGACCTTTGTCGATCCAGGGTTAATGGGGAGTTATGGAGAAGGGGACCTTAGAAAACAACTCTATTACACCCTTACCGAAGAGGGGGACTACCAGTTTACTGGAAAACTGACGGGCAACAGCCGTTTTTTCGGTGGGATTTCCGTTGGCGAGATGCTCTTGGTGGCCGCTGAGGCCAGCTACCGTACAGGGGATGGGAGCAGGGCCAAGACCTATTTGGAGCAATTGATGGAAAACCGATATGAAAAAGGAAAAGCTCCTTCCTTGGAAGGGGTGGACGACGAGAACCTGTTGGTTTTTATTCTTGATGAAAGGAGAAAGGAATTGGTGGGCAGAGGGCTGCGCTGGTTTGACCTTAGAAGACTTAACCAAGATCCCATTACCGCAAAGACCTTGCAGCGTACATTGGAAGGTCAGGAGTTTATATTGGAACCAAAAAGTGAAAAATACATTTTTCCCATTCCACCTGAAGAGATCAGGGAATCGGGCATTGAGCAGAATCCCCGATAG
- a CDS encoding DUF6520 family protein: MKKLIKRLPVLGLALAATAAFAFNMPIEEESMATRVWTPDASQPDGYRDVTAIAEEGNYDCNLSSDECLVEFSNDDPASGTKTILQDGEFEAQ, translated from the coding sequence ATGAAAAAGCTCATAAAAAGGCTGCCCGTGCTGGGGTTGGCATTGGCAGCAACAGCGGCATTTGCATTCAACATGCCGATTGAAGAGGAATCCATGGCCACTAGGGTCTGGACGCCGGACGCTTCGCAGCCTGACGGCTACCGGGATGTGACGGCCATTGCCGAGGAAGGCAACTACGATTGTAACCTCTCCTCCGATGAGTGCCTGGTCGAGTTCAGCAATGATGATCCGGCCAGCGGTACCAAGACCATCCTACAGGATGGTGAATTCGAAGCGCAATAA
- a CDS encoding DoxX family protein: MATTSPIKATSKTTEQLTVTVISVLLLGIWSYSGLEKLINWDGSLAAFHNQPFPDGLAERLAYAVPVIELVLAVLLLTSTLRWWGLLGSVMVLSVFTTYIGLVWWNVFERVPCNCAGFLESMGWTGHLYFNGLMLLLGTIALKLASHISPT, translated from the coding sequence ATGGCAACAACAAGCCCCATAAAAGCAACCTCCAAGACAACGGAACAGTTGACAGTTACGGTCATCTCTGTCCTACTACTGGGAATATGGAGTTATTCGGGCCTGGAAAAGTTGATAAACTGGGACGGCTCCCTTGCTGCTTTCCACAATCAACCATTCCCCGATGGATTGGCCGAACGGCTTGCTTACGCTGTCCCTGTTATTGAACTCGTACTGGCTGTCCTGTTACTGACCTCAACGCTAAGGTGGTGGGGACTTTTGGGATCAGTAATGGTGCTTTCGGTTTTCACCACCTATATTGGCCTGGTCTGGTGGAATGTATTTGAAAGGGTGCCCTGCAACTGTGCAGGGTTCTTGGAATCCATGGGCTGGACGGGACATTTATATTTCAATGGCCTTATGCTGCTGCTGGGAACAATTGCCCTTAAACTAGCAAGCCATATATCCCCAACTTAA
- a CDS encoding helix-turn-helix domain-containing protein, protein MKKGTNRTKLGKLFDENSVNQAEVSRKTGIGQNRIGQYATKDDKLKNLKANELYLIALAIGMKPSELLEVVCEGLTLPHQ, encoded by the coding sequence ATGAAGAAAGGTACAAATAGAACCAAATTAGGTAAACTCTTCGATGAAAACTCGGTTAACCAAGCGGAGGTTTCAAGGAAAACAGGTATTGGTCAAAATAGAATAGGTCAATATGCTACGAAAGATGATAAACTTAAAAACCTTAAAGCAAATGAACTTTACTTAATTGCCTTGGCTATCGGAATGAAACCTAGCGAATTATTGGAAGTTGTTTGTGAAGGATTAACCTTACCTCACCAATAA